agtgtcaaaaacgctcttatattatggaacggagggagtacaactcaACCAGTTAAAAACTGTATTAGATTTTTTATTTGATAGGACAATTCACCCCCTCTAGTCCATGGAACTCCATCATCTTCCTAAGATTCCTAAGGTCAATGAGTCCTTTGTTTTCCTTTTAAGAGAAAAGTTGAACCACACATGCAATTTGTTCATTTGCTGGTACACAATTGCTTCATCTCCAAACCATACGTTGGTCAGTCAAGGCTTCATTCCAGAACAGATATACACCATTCCTCCCTCCTGCTGATTCGACATTTTCTTCTCTTAAACCTTTTCTACCTCGTAACTTGTTCTATGATATGTACAGCCAGCCTCTCCCAAGAAGATGGCACAAGGTAAACTACATActttacaatacaagtttacaacAGTGTGGCCTGTGTTAAGTCGGTCACGGAGCAGAGTCCGGTAAAAGAGGATCTACCGCTGTCCGTGGAATGACAAACTGGTCAACAACCCGAACTACGCTGGTGGGATCCGACCATCCCGACGCGGCTCGCCATTTGCTTGGGAACCTCCTGGTGTGGCTCATCTGCAATGGCTCCTTGGGCTCCATATCCCAGTCTGGATCCAGCATCCACTCTTTCGGCACCTGGTAATTGACAACACAGGTTAGACACGCCACAGGAAAAGCCAAGCTTGGAGAGCTAAACGCAAACCATATCAGACATTATAACTCGGTAGGAGTCGACACGATTAAAGATGGTGAATGCAACCAGAATCATGCAGAATGATGGTGCTGGTAAGTCAAACTAGCAGAGACATTACCTTGTCCACTGCCAGGGTGAAGACCTCAAGATCTCCACTCTTTTTTATGTGGAACCGCGTGAACGCCTTATAATTTGCTATGCGCAGGGAGGAGAAGGCCTCGTCAAAGTGGATATGGAACCAGTTTATGCACACGTATAAGTAGCTCCCAAACACCATCGACACAACAGGCGTCGACAAGACCCAAAAGTAGAGAAAGACAGACACATAGTAGATGATGGCGCCTCCCCGAGGGAGAGACTCTATTCCTTTTCTGCAGATTGTGCTTCTAGTTACTGCCATAACCTGAAAGAGAAAATGACAGTCAATAATGGTACAGCCCATCAGAAGTGGTGCTTGTATGGTTCAAAGGATAAACCTCTGGGATGTCGAAGGCAGACATAAGGTACTTGATACACGCAGGATAAAGTCCGAAAGTCCACTGTTCCAGACGAGCGCGAAGCCCCGTAGGATCAGGGAAATGTTCACTTTCCGCCTGACGGTACCATTCATAGAGGGTGTGGTAGCCTGTCAATGGGGAATCCAACATATTTTTACATGGGGGCATAGACGAGAGAAGTAGAAAAAGGAACACTCATGCAACAAATCTGTAAAACATGGAGAACAGCATCGAAAGTACATTGTCTTGGAACAATGGTGTCAACAGACAATGCATCTGTCACTAACGAGTACATTATTCTTGACAAACACATGAGAGGTGATGCAAAACAAGCAAGTACAATCCTGTCATTCTTCTCCAAATCGCTATAAATGAATCTGACTGCTACGAAAAGAAGTGGTGAAACTTGCGACCTTATTAAACGAAAATGGAATCTACGACTATAATTCATAACTTCTAAGGATTCAAGATGACAACATAACATGGTAATCGAGCAATGATGCACACAGAGGAAATACGAAACACAAACCTGATGTCGCTAGTAGATGGTTGCGGATGCATATCTCAATACCCAGTTCCATAAGCAGCATCAGTAGTACTGCCGAAGTTATATGAGCAGCAGCATGAAGAAAGCCAAGCAAAGCACGTCTTCTACGTGATAGTTTCGTGGGTACAAAGAAAAATGATACCGTCAACAGAGTAAGAACACCAGCTAGGGATACATAAGAATGCTCAAGAATCTCAAAAATAGCATTCCACGTTGCATTGAAGAAACTATTCACACGGCCATCCCAAGAGTCTTCATGCAAGATACGAAACGAATCACACTGAAGAAAAACATCATACTTACATCAGGCCACAAAAGATAGAAATTAAGAAACATAAGAACTATTATAACAAGTAAACTAAATAGTTGTGTCCCTCGCGTCTGTGGTTTTTTATGGGCCACGCATATTCATCATCTGGGGGAGCATAATTTACTTGTACATAGTGCTACAGACAATTATCATAAAATGTACAAAACCCTACGGGACAATACAGTTTCATTAAGTCTGAGAACATGTTAAGGTACCCAAGGAGTTAGGCTTAAAAATTAGAATGATCTGATCATATCAGTAAAACCCTGATTTTATTAAATCTTACAAAATTAACACTGAAAATAGATAGCCATACAATGGGTAACAGCATCGGCGCTGCTTTAAGTCCTAAAATATTTCAGGTCATGTTCAATGTCAATGCTAAGTAAGACAGCATAATCATTGATGAACTCGTATACCAACAAGGAAGCTTCAATGTTATGCCAGTTATTCCATCGATGGACAATCATTTTGATGCAGTTCCTAACTTAACATTTGTGGACAAGAAAACCAGTAATCACTATTGAAGCTTTAAGGCCTCACCTCGACCAAATAATGGAACGATAATTTCCTAACTATACAGTTAAGAACTACAGTATAATCTAGTTTCTCACCTGTGGAAACATTGAGAAGACCAACACGAAATACACAAAACCACCAATGACATCAAATTGCCAATTTTTCCTTCGGAATTTTAAAATATTACCAAGTGCAATCTAGATGGGCAAACAAAAGAAGCAGTCAGTTGGCAACAAGGCTGGCTATTCCAAGAACAACCCAGTTACATAATGAATCAAAGAAAGATAAACAAATGTAAGAGTCAACCTTACCTTGCTAGAATCTTCATAAGAAGGATATACAGCCTTTGTTTCATACTTGTTCCCATAGCATTCCTTGAAGTTCTCGAAGACATGTGTTGGATGCAAAAAGGCTCCACCACAACCATTTACAAGCAAGTGTTGCACATGTACTGGTTCTTTGGATTCAGTGCAAGAATGACGCATATAATGGTGCAGGTCACCAGCCATCCGCAATTTACATCTTCCCTTGAGGTACTCGCGTATTAAATATGTTACGTTTTTTCCAGTTTTATCACCCCAGTACCAGTCGAGAAGCCAATTTGGCTCATGGGTTATAAGAATTACAGAATCATGTTCTCCAACCTGCATAAATTTGACTAATACTAGTCAGCATGAAAATGAACATGCGGCAATCTTAATGCACAATACAAATATCTGCACTGCTTTCTGCTTAAGATAACAAGATTTACTAGCAGTGATCCCAATTTTCATCTACTGGTTTATTACTACTGAATCATCAAATTAACAAAAGATAACCATATCACCGACAGAAAAAAACAACGTCCTGATAGACTGCAGATGAAAGGATGTATTACCTTCTGTTGACATAATTCTGCAAAAAATTTGAactggtacacatcaatgtcgcCATGTAGAGCTTGGTCAAGACCAAAAACCCACCACCCATTGGGAAGCTTTAATGCAAAATAACTCCTCTTCTGGGGTAAAAACCACCCACCAAGCCAGCTCTTATGACAGACATACCTCATGAATGTGTTCAGTCCATCAAACCAATCTGCTCGAAAACAGTGCAGCTTTTGTCACTCTTGTTTGCGTTCGTCCATTCACAATAATGTATTAGAAATATACAGTGTAACTTCTCCCATGCCAATACATCATTATGAGCACACAAAAAAATGTAACACTGATGGGAAGGAAGAAGACACATGAATGTCATAAAACACAAAGTACAGTGCAGATCACAGGTATTTACCATGGTTTCCAGGAATCATAAAACATTGTGGTCCACTATACTGCCTGAGCTCAGAAACTCCAAGAGGAAGTTCAGGTTTTTCCAATGCTATATGATCAGGCGTGTACCAAGCAGGAGGCTGTAGAGCATACTCAAAAGGACAGAAAAAACGCCGCTCATATGTAAATGAGCATGGATTTGGATATCTGCAGAAGAAACGAACAAATCAGCGTCTTTTTGAAGAGCTTATTCCAAGATCAACATGGAAAAATGAAAATCTAATATAACAAGCTGGCAAAAATAATTAATAGATGGCATCATCCATGAATGGAATGCAACTTGTGATAAACTAGCATATGACAAGCAAAACATTTACTAGTCATAAATCAGCAAACATGAACTGAAAACTTCTAATAATGTAAATGATCAAAGTATGCAGCATACGCGAGGTCTCCACCAATAAGTAGTAGTTCTCCACGGGGAAATATAAGCCTGGAATCATCAGATTTTACGACTAAAGAAGGTTGAGCAAGTAAGCGTGCTATAGCATATGTAGAGTTGCCACCATCGCCGGTATCTGCAATGAAGTCAAACCAAAGTTCGTCTTTCCCATCAAGATGATCGTATAAAAGGTCGCTGCTCTTTGATTCATCTGGAGTTTTGTTCATAGCAGCCTGGTTGGGTTAGAAAAAAAATTGTCAATTGTTTTAACAGAACAACAGGCTCAACTAGGAACTGTAATAATAACTGTGCGAAAGCAATTTAGAGAAGAACAAAATTCTAGGAAGGAGGGTATTCTTTTTTTTAAGCTTAGGAAGGAGGGTATTCTGAGACAAGATAAAACTGAAAACAAAAAAAAGCTAAACCAAAATGAGGACTGAAGCTTGAAATCACAGGTCATGTACCTGCATCATACGCATATCAAATCTACCAACAAAGAGTGTCACAGATATCATGAGGTCAAAAACGGTTTTGAACAAATCTGTTGAGGTCCTGCAGAACATACCAACAAATAGTCAGCCGTTTTACAGCATATGTGGATAATAAGAGCTTATGGATAGACCAGTAACATACCCAGAGTACCAAGGAACCATGTCCTCAAAATCCGGTTTTAGCAGTTTCTTCAGAGTCTCATACTCCGAAATTGTTAAAGGATGAGTTAGAGCCCATCTATACAACAAGTCAAGGAAACAAGGGGAATAAATTAGTCCAACGCTGAACGAACAAACCAAGGATGTGCTGTTTATTCAGCCATTATACAGTTTTATGGCTATTTTCATATCGGCTAGATAATATCAGCATGCAAACACGTGAAAAAAGACAAATAAAGTGGTCATCATCATGTGCAACTCCTAAGTACCCAGTAAGTAATGACCTGAGGATATTTTACCCCCTCACATCATGTTATCTTCACTAAAGTATATTCATATAGGTAATGAACTGAATGCAACCCCTTCAGATTTTTCCACGATAACCATGGCATTTTGTTGAGGGTGTGAAGGTTGAAATTCATATATGTATAGTTCTGCTTAGATGAAACCTTGACAAATACATTGCATTTTCCTTGTCATCATCATAAGTTCCTTTGACACGACAGAATACAAACTTATCTGTTGAGGTGTTTATAATACATGATTAAAAATCTAACCACCAGATGGATGTGCTCAGACATTCGACATACCCAGTTGACCGCTCCACGACATAATTGGCCATGTAAAGACCAATGAATGTGGCCCACAAAGAGTAGACAGGTGAAATGATGTTGGAGTGTTCGGATCCATTGGAAGCTAACTGGAGCAAACATACAAGTTAAAAACAAACAGTAAATAAATAGAAAAGATATCCAAGCACAAACAGAAGGTGAAGTATACTAACTTCTCCATAAATGGCCCAT
This window of the Triticum aestivum cultivar Chinese Spring chromosome 5D, IWGSC CS RefSeq v2.1, whole genome shotgun sequence genome carries:
- the LOC123122658 gene encoding uncharacterized protein, whose translation is MGREKLHKQPSGRLIESLKMERVRTILTHRYPYPHEHSRHFMIAVIVGWLFLLSSDNLQTLIMKLDKNFKWWSMYACLIGFFYFFSSPFIRKTIKPNYSNFSRWYVAWIFLAALYHLPSFQSMGLDLRMNLSLFLTIYISSLVFLIVFHVIFLGLWYLGLVSRMAEKKPEMLTIIQNCAVISIACCVFYSHCGNRTLSRDKSIDRRTASWVAFSLWRKQNEDNTLISKLLRMHKFKDQICSSWFAPVGSASDYPLLSKWAIYGELASNGSEHSNIISPVYSLWATFIGLYMANYVVERSTGWALTHPLTISEYETLKKLLKPDFEDMVPWYSGTSTDLFKTVFDLMISVTLFVGRFDMRMMQAAMNKTPDESKSSDLLYDHLDGKDELWFDFIADTGDGGNSTYAIARLLAQPSLVVKSDDSRLIFPRGELLLIGGDLAYPNPCSFTYERRFFCPFEYALQPPAWYTPDHIALEKPELPLGVSELRQYSGPQCFMIPGNHDWFDGLNTFMRYVCHKSWLGGWFLPQKRSYFALKLPNGWWVFGLDQALHGDIDVYQFKFFAELCQQKVGEHDSVILITHEPNWLLDWYWGDKTGKNVTYLIREYLKGRCKLRMAGDLHHYMRHSCTESKEPVHVQHLLVNGCGGAFLHPTHVFENFKECYGNKYETKAVYPSYEDSSKIALGNILKFRRKNWQFDVIGGFVYFVLVFSMFPQCDSFRILHEDSWDGRVNSFFNATWNAIFEILEHSYVSLAGVLTLLTVSFFFVPTKLSRRRRALLGFLHAAAHITSAVLLMLLMELGIEICIRNHLLATSGYHTLYEWYRQAESEHFPDPTGLRARLEQWTFGLYPACIKYLMSAFDIPEVMAVTRSTICRKGIESLPRGGAIIYYVSVFLYFWVLSTPVVSMVFGSYLYVCINWFHIHFDEAFSSLRIANYKAFTRFHIKKSGDLEVFTLAVDKVPKEWMLDPDWDMEPKEPLQMSHTRRFPSKWRAASGWSDPTSVVRVVDQFVIPRTAVDPLLPDSAP